A portion of the Bacteroidales bacterium genome contains these proteins:
- a CDS encoding T9SS type A sorting domain-containing protein has protein sequence MKTLFLFLAAMMILTYQTNAQNPQWLNYTNGDNIFALAEEGEFIWVGNNGGMVKLNKTNGETTFYNKANSGLPVNDVRSIAISENGTKWIGTFGSGLAAFDGINWTTYSTTNSGLPDDYIASIDIDPDGTKWIGTKGGLAAFDGTNWTTYNTSNSGLPYDNVRSIAIDKNGTKWIGTGVGLAAFDGTNWTTYNTSNSGLPNNSIHSLAIDENGTKWIGTSLGGLAVFDGANWITYNTSNSGLLDNWIYSIAIDKNGTKWIGTYFGGLAAFNGTTWTTYNTSNSGLPDNTIRSVAINESGTMWLGTWFGGLAVFDGANWITYDTSNSALPVNRILAIAIDENGTKWIGTLGGGLAVFDGTNWTTYNTSNSGLPDDDVITIIIDENGTKWIGTRGGLAAFDGNNWTTYSTSNSGLPDDYIASIDIDPDGAKWIGTKGGLAAFDGTNWTTYNTSNSGLPDDYIASIDIDPDGTKWIGTNDGLAAFHGTDWMIYNTSNSGLPDNIIAALVIDKNGTKYIGTFFDGLALYNENGIPVGVMEFNLPNQSMAVKVFPNPFTTNIIIEFDLPQNSIASIQIFNCIGAKIAELHNDLLPAGQQQFTWDAGSLPKGIYFCKVQTGQKTTSQKIIKIN, from the coding sequence ATGAAAACTTTATTTTTATTCTTAGCAGCAATGATGATCCTGACTTATCAGACCAATGCCCAAAATCCGCAGTGGCTGAATTACACCAATGGTGATAATATCTTTGCCCTTGCGGAAGAGGGTGAATTTATATGGGTAGGTAATAATGGTGGAATGGTAAAACTCAATAAAACAAACGGAGAAACTACCTTTTACAATAAAGCAAATTCTGGCCTGCCTGTTAATGATGTTCGGTCAATAGCAATATCCGAAAACGGAACGAAATGGATTGGAACTTTTGGAAGCGGACTGGCAGCTTTTGACGGTATCAATTGGACAACCTACAGCACTACCAACTCTGGTCTGCCTGACGATTATATTGCGTCAATAGACATAGACCCAGATGGCACCAAGTGGATTGGTACCAAGGGTGGATTGGCAGCATTTGACGGCACAAACTGGACAACCTACAACACTTCCAACTCTGGCCTGCCTTATGACAATGTCCGTTCAATTGCCATAGATAAAAACGGCACGAAGTGGATTGGAACCGGAGTTGGATTGGCAGCATTTGACGGCACAAACTGGACGACCTACAACACTTCCAACTCTGGCCTGCCTAATAACAGTATCCATTCATTAGCCATAGACGAAAACGGCACGAAGTGGATTGGAACCTCTCTTGGCGGATTGGCAGTATTTGACGGCGCCAACTGGATTACATACAACACTTCAAATTCGGGCTTGCTGGATAATTGGATTTATTCAATAGCCATAGACAAAAACGGCACGAAGTGGATTGGAACCTATTTTGGCGGGTTAGCAGCATTTAACGGCACAACCTGGACAACCTACAACACTTCAAATTCAGGATTGCCTGATAACACTATCAGGTCTGTAGCCATAAACGAAAGCGGTACGATGTGGCTTGGAACTTGGTTTGGCGGATTGGCAGTATTTGACGGCGCCAACTGGATTACATATGATACTTCAAATTCGGCTTTGCCTGTTAACCGTATCTTGGCAATAGCCATTGACGAAAACGGAACGAAATGGATTGGAACCTTGGGTGGCGGATTGGCAGTATTTGACGGAACAAACTGGACGACCTACAACACTTCAAATTCAGGCTTGCCGGATGACGACGTTATCACAATAATCATAGACGAAAACGGTACAAAGTGGATTGGAACCAGGGGTGGATTGGCAGCATTTGACGGTAATAACTGGACAACCTACAGCACTTCCAACTCTGGTCTGCCTGACGATTATATTGCGTCAATAGACATAGACCCAGATGGCGCCAAGTGGATTGGAACCAAGGGTGGATTGGCAGCATTTGACGGTACAAACTGGACGACCTACAACACTTCCAACTCTGGTCTGCCTGACGATTATATTGCGTCAATAGACATAGACCCAGATGGCACAAAGTGGATTGGAACTAATGATGGATTGGCAGCCTTTCATGGAACCGACTGGATGATTTATAATACTTCAAATTCGGGCTTGCCTGATAACATAATCGCCGCTTTAGTCATAGATAAAAATGGCACCAAGTACATTGGAACCTTTTTTGACGGATTGGCTCTTTATAATGAAAATGGTATTCCAGTAGGTGTAATGGAGTTCAACCTGCCAAATCAATCAATGGCAGTAAAAGTCTTTCCCAATCCTTTCACAACCAACATCATCATTGAATTTGACCTGCCACAAAATTCAATTGCTTCCATTCAAATTTTCAATTGCATCGGCGCAAAAATAGCCGAATTACACAATGACCTGCTGCCTGCCGGGCAACAACAATTTACGTGGGATGCAGGCAGCCTGCCAAAAGGAATTTATTTCTGCAAAGTGCAAACCGGCCAGAAAACCACTTCACAGAAAATCATCAAAATCAATT
- a CDS encoding T9SS type A sorting domain-containing protein: LAGLENIAASSITNLYIANNTSLSTCDVQSICDYLVAPSETDTISNNAPGCNNPEEVIEECMVTVEEITPPESLSVFPNPANDRLTVQLILEKPEPIHLTVLNAAGQQMALITDDQPKAGDFRTEIDISKWPVGVYLCLVWVGQETLTQKIIKVQ; the protein is encoded by the coding sequence CCTCGCAGGATTGGAGAATATTGCAGCCAGTTCCATCACAAATCTATACATAGCCAATAATACCTCTTTATCCACTTGTGATGTGCAAAGCATCTGCGATTACCTGGTTGCGCCATCCGAAACGGACACAATTTCGAACAACGCTCCCGGCTGCAACAACCCGGAAGAAGTTATCGAAGAATGTATGGTTACTGTGGAGGAAATCACGCCACCGGAAAGTTTGTCCGTTTTCCCCAACCCCGCTAACGATCGGCTGACTGTTCAACTTATACTTGAAAAACCAGAACCCATTCACCTCACTGTGCTAAATGCCGCAGGACAACAGATGGCCTTGATAACCGATGATCAGCCAAAAGCAGGAGATTTCCGGACTGAGATTGACATTTCAAAATGGCCGGTGGGGGTTTATTTGTGCCTGGTGTGGGTTGGGCAGGAAACTTTGACACAGAAAATCATTAAAGTTCAATAA